One segment of Candidatus Peregrinibacteria bacterium DNA contains the following:
- the rpsM gene encoding 30S ribosomal protein S13 — translation MARIAGINIPKEKRVEISLTYIKGIGRARSKTMLEKLNINLDTRVQDLTEAEVDLLREEVAKYPTEGDLRRKVSLDVKRLQDIGSYKGYRHKRNLPVRGQKTKCNARTKRGKKIAVSGKKKETKK, via the coding sequence ATGGCAAGAATAGCCGGTATAAACATTCCAAAGGAGAAAAGAGTAGAAATATCTCTAACTTATATCAAAGGTATAGGTCGAGCTAGAAGTAAGACTATGCTTGAAAAGTTGAATATTAACCTGGATACTAGGGTGCAGGATCTTACTGAGGCGGAGGTTGATTTGCTTCGTGAGGAAGTAGCTAAATACCCAACCGAAGGTGACCTTCGTAGAAAAGTATCATTAGATGTAAAAAGACTTCAGGATATTGGTTCTTACAAAGGATATAGGCATAAGAGGAATCTACCTGTTCGTGGGCAAAAAACTAAATGTAATGCGCGTACAAAAAGAGGTAAGAAGATTGCTGTAAGCGGAAAAAAGAAAGAAACTAAGAAATGA
- the rplF gene encoding 50S ribosomal protein L6, producing the protein MSRIGKQKIEIPSGVEVNLTGQILHVKSPKGELTLDVHPVIQIEISEGCILVKRSTEDKLDRGLHGLTRSLVSNMVEGVTKGFEKRLEILGVGYRAQVQGTKLVLSLGHSHPIEYPAPDGITLSIDAEKKNIVIVSGIDKQKVGQVAAEIREFRKPEPYKGKGVRYLGEFVRRKAGKSAAK; encoded by the coding sequence ATGTCACGAATAGGAAAGCAAAAAATCGAAATACCAAGTGGAGTTGAGGTGAATCTAACTGGACAAATTCTACATGTAAAAAGTCCTAAGGGAGAATTAACCCTAGATGTTCATCCGGTTATACAAATTGAAATCAGTGAAGGATGCATCCTAGTAAAAAGATCTACAGAAGATAAGTTAGATCGTGGGCTACATGGACTTACAAGAAGTCTTGTGAGCAATATGGTTGAAGGTGTTACAAAAGGATTTGAAAAAAGGCTTGAAATCCTAGGGGTTGGTTACCGCGCACAAGTACAAGGAACTAAACTGGTATTAAGTCTCGGACACTCACACCCAATCGAATACCCTGCCCCGGATGGAATAACATTATCTATAGATGCTGAGAAAAAGAATATAGTAATTGTAAGTGGGATAGACAAACAAAAAGTTGGACAGGTTGCTGCTGAAATAAGAGAATTTAGAAAGCCTGAACCATACAAGGGTAAAGGTGTAAGATACTTAGGAGAATTTGTAAGAAGAAAGGCGGGTAAATCTGCAGCTAAATAA
- the map gene encoding type I methionyl aminopeptidase, protein MQTRIKTADEIIAMREGGKVLGDLLYALNNVIKPGISALEIDQFSETFIRDHGMTPGFKGYYGFTGTVCFCINHEIVHGIPTSKQIVKDGDLVTIDCGVIHKGLNTDSAVTYLIGNVDSKAEQFVKTVQKALYDGIREVKPGNKIGDIGYAIEKKVTQSGYHIIKDLVGHGIGEFLHEEPHVPNFGKRNSGQTLKPGLTFAIEPIVGMKTAEMITLEDGWTIVTPDSSLSCQWEHTVLITETGCEVLTLRPDDKI, encoded by the coding sequence ATGCAAACTCGCATAAAAACAGCCGATGAAATTATAGCCATGCGCGAAGGTGGAAAAGTTTTAGGTGATTTATTGTATGCTCTAAACAATGTTATAAAACCTGGAATAAGTGCACTTGAAATAGATCAATTTTCAGAAACCTTCATTAGAGATCATGGGATGACCCCGGGGTTCAAAGGTTATTACGGCTTCACCGGAACTGTTTGTTTCTGCATAAATCATGAAATAGTTCATGGGATACCAACTTCTAAACAAATAGTAAAAGATGGGGATTTAGTAACAATTGACTGTGGAGTCATTCACAAGGGACTGAATACTGATTCGGCCGTTACTTATTTGATCGGGAATGTGGATTCAAAGGCTGAGCAATTTGTCAAAACAGTACAAAAAGCACTTTATGACGGAATTCGTGAAGTTAAACCCGGAAACAAAATAGGTGATATAGGTTATGCAATTGAAAAGAAAGTAACTCAAAGCGGCTATCATATAATCAAAGATCTTGTAGGACATGGAATAGGAGAATTTTTACATGAAGAACCACATGTACCAAATTTTGGTAAAAGAAATTCAGGTCAGACTTTGAAACCGGGACTAACATTTGCCATTGAGCCAATAGTTGGTATGAAGACTGCAGAGATGATAACTCTTGAAGATGGATGGACTATTGTCACACCTGATAGTAGTTTATCTTGTCAGTGGGAACACACAGTTCTAATAACCGAAACAGGGTGTGAAGTACTTACGCTGCGTCCTGATGACAAAATATAA
- the rplO gene encoding 50S ribosomal protein L15, producing the protein MKLNERKSINPAKKKRIGRGDGSCGTYSGKGMKGQTARAGGRRRPGFEGGQTPLIRRMPKLRGFTPINKITYQVINISDLEDKFNDGDTITKEMLKKAGLIFSAKKPVKLLGNGELKKKVELTVELASVSAIDKIEKAKGTLTLTKVKKVKVEKAE; encoded by the coding sequence ATGAAATTAAACGAAAGAAAATCAATTAATCCTGCAAAAAAGAAACGTATTGGACGTGGTGATGGATCATGCGGAACTTACAGTGGAAAAGGTATGAAAGGTCAAACTGCAAGAGCTGGTGGACGAAGAAGGCCGGGCTTTGAAGGTGGTCAGACTCCATTGATTCGTCGTATGCCTAAACTTCGTGGATTCACACCAATCAACAAGATTACTTATCAAGTAATAAACATATCTGATCTTGAAGATAAATTTAATGATGGAGACACTATTACAAAAGAAATGCTTAAAAAGGCCGGATTGATATTCAGTGCAAAAAAACCTGTAAAACTACTCGGTAACGGTGAGCTAAAAAAGAAAGTTGAGTTAACTGTTGAACTTGCGTCTGTGTCAGCAATTGATAAAATTGAAAAGGCTAAAGGTACGCTTACATTAACCAAAGTAAAAAAGGTGAAAGTCGAAAAAGCTGAATAG
- a CDS encoding nucleoside monophosphate kinase — translation MDIVLFGIQGSGKGTQGKRIAEKYDMSIFETGAELRKLSKEHSPLGLKVKAIINAGYLVPVEVVMEIIENFLKNVKSDELVLFDGIPRSDEQMEQFNSLMARSGRAFKGLLINIPKEMAMDRLLSRQICEGCKEVFPASYDGEVCEKCGGKLVKRADDNEDSILTRLSAFVNETMPVIKKYKTNNQMIDIDGTGSIDNVTELVFAELNKIFA, via the coding sequence ATGGACATCGTTTTATTCGGAATACAAGGTTCAGGTAAAGGAACCCAAGGGAAAAGAATAGCTGAGAAATATGATATGAGTATATTTGAAACCGGAGCTGAGCTTCGTAAGTTATCCAAAGAGCACTCTCCGCTTGGTTTAAAAGTAAAAGCAATAATTAATGCCGGATACTTAGTACCTGTGGAAGTGGTAATGGAAATAATTGAGAATTTTTTAAAGAACGTTAAAAGTGATGAGCTTGTTCTTTTCGATGGTATCCCAAGGTCCGATGAACAAATGGAACAATTCAACTCACTTATGGCTAGAAGTGGACGTGCCTTCAAGGGACTTCTCATTAATATTCCAAAAGAGATGGCGATGGATAGACTTTTGTCACGACAAATATGTGAAGGATGTAAGGAGGTTTTTCCTGCTTCATACGACGGAGAAGTATGTGAGAAGTGCGGAGGGAAGTTAGTAAAACGAGCTGATGACAATGAGGATAGTATCCTTACGCGACTTTCAGCTTTCGTTAATGAAACTATGCCTGTGATAAAGAAATATAAAACGAATAATCAAATGATAGATATCGATGGGACCGGATCTATAGACAATGTAACTGAACTTGTTTTCGCAGAACTAAATAAAATTTTCGCATAA
- the rplR gene encoding 50S ribosomal protein L18 — protein MDQSKRKTRQARIRKIVQGTSARPRLSVYKSLTTTYAQLIDDTSGVTIAAISDLKGKRSGTKIESAKNLGVEIAKKAKEKKITECVFDRSGYKYHGRVKALAEGAREGGLKF, from the coding sequence ATGGATCAAAGTAAGAGGAAAACTAGGCAAGCACGTATTAGAAAAATCGTTCAAGGGACGTCTGCTCGACCTAGACTATCTGTATACAAAAGTTTAACTACAACTTATGCTCAACTCATAGATGATACAAGTGGTGTTACTATAGCTGCTATTTCAGATCTAAAAGGTAAGAGGTCGGGAACGAAGATAGAATCTGCAAAGAATTTAGGAGTTGAAATTGCAAAGAAAGCAAAAGAAAAAAAGATAACTGAATGTGTATTTGACAGAAGTGGTTACAAATATCACGGAAGGGTCAAAGCCTTAGCTGAAGGTGCTAGAGAAGGTGGATTGAAATTTTAA
- the rpmJ gene encoding 50S ribosomal protein L36, with amino-acid sequence MKVKASVKKICDLCQVIKRKGVLRIVCKRTPKHKQRQG; translated from the coding sequence ATGAAGGTAAAAGCATCAGTCAAAAAAATATGTGATCTATGTCAAGTCATCAAACGAAAAGGTGTTCTACGTATTGTATGCAAAAGAACTCCAAAGCATAAACAAAGACAGGGGTAG
- the secY gene encoding preprotein translocase subunit SecY, with protein MLQYLKQIWHTKDLRKKILYTIGILALYRAMIQVSIPSINLDNLAALFDTQSGGTLGAFSLLTGGSAENFSIMLMGLSPYINASIIVQLLAVVIPKLEQLSKEGEQGRAKMTKYTNWLTLPLAFLQSYGMLVLMNSSAGNLPIIESIRDPYIVLPIMLTVTTGTLIMMWLGNLITENGIGNGVSLLIMTSILSALPQAVSGALQTVSIDQTKLIPIAATAIFAILLTVLIVIVSESYKNIPISYGGKGQKMKQNFLPLRLNQAGMIPIIFAVSMIAFPTVAAQFMQNSDSESVKSIAEFINTHFNRTGVVYMVVYYILIVLFTFFYVSITFNPEQVAENIQKRGGFVPGIRPGKATSEYIGRISNRLTLFGGIFLAFVAIAPIAAQNLTAQSSGGAVPVLVSGAGLIIIVGVVLDLMRQVSAQLAMHNYNKFY; from the coding sequence ATGTTACAGTATCTAAAACAAATTTGGCACACTAAAGATCTACGAAAAAAGATCCTATACACAATAGGAATTTTGGCTCTTTACAGAGCTATGATTCAAGTATCGATACCAAGTATAAATCTTGATAATCTTGCTGCATTATTTGACACTCAATCCGGTGGAACTCTTGGAGCTTTTTCTTTGCTTACCGGTGGATCTGCGGAAAATTTCTCAATAATGCTTATGGGGCTTTCCCCATATATCAATGCATCTATCATCGTGCAATTACTTGCCGTTGTAATACCAAAGCTGGAACAATTAAGTAAAGAAGGGGAGCAAGGTAGAGCTAAAATGACAAAATATACTAACTGGCTGACTCTGCCGTTAGCATTTTTGCAATCTTACGGAATGTTAGTATTAATGAATTCAAGTGCGGGAAACCTACCAATCATCGAAAGCATACGAGATCCTTATATAGTACTTCCAATTATGTTAACAGTTACTACTGGTACCCTTATCATGATGTGGCTAGGTAACCTTATTACAGAAAACGGAATAGGGAATGGTGTCTCGCTATTGATCATGACGAGCATACTATCTGCCCTACCCCAAGCTGTATCCGGTGCATTGCAAACAGTAAGTATAGATCAAACTAAACTTATACCAATTGCTGCTACAGCAATCTTTGCAATCTTGTTAACTGTCTTAATAGTTATAGTAAGTGAAAGTTATAAAAACATACCCATTTCATATGGTGGCAAAGGCCAAAAGATGAAACAGAACTTCTTACCGCTCAGACTTAACCAGGCAGGTATGATTCCTATCATCTTCGCTGTATCTATGATCGCATTCCCAACTGTAGCTGCACAATTTATGCAGAATTCCGATTCGGAATCTGTGAAATCAATAGCAGAATTTATAAATACTCATTTCAACCGTACCGGAGTTGTATACATGGTCGTCTACTATATTTTAATTGTTTTATTCACATTCTTCTATGTAAGTATTACTTTCAACCCGGAGCAAGTGGCTGAAAATATTCAAAAAAGAGGTGGTTTCGTTCCTGGGATTCGTCCAGGCAAGGCGACTTCTGAATACATAGGAAGAATCTCTAATAGACTTACGCTTTTCGGTGGTATATTCCTAGCTTTTGTAGCAATAGCTCCGATAGCCGCCCAAAATCTAACTGCTCAATCTTCCGGAGGTGCAGTGCCTGTGCTTGTAAGTGGAGCCGGTCTAATAATTATTGTTGGTGTTGTTCTAGATTTAATGCGTCAAGTTAGTGCGCAACTCGCAATGCATAATTACAATAAGTTTTATTAA
- the rpsE gene encoding 30S ribosomal protein S5: MVKRKSNRNTLPKERKEFEEEVIAIDRVTRVVKGGRRLRFRATVVIGDKKGRVGIGIGKSNEVTGAISKAITKAKKTLITIPMVNGTIPHEIKHKFKAAKILLMPAAPGTGIIAGGSIRKVINLAGVTNIMGKSFGSNNKLSTTRAAFEALKLLKENPFIKQNAEVTKIVKEEVEVEMEDIKTKEVKKAAPKKTTHNLKLNSQTDEIKRKKIN; the protein is encoded by the coding sequence ATGGTAAAGAGAAAATCAAATCGCAACACGCTCCCAAAAGAAAGAAAGGAGTTTGAAGAAGAAGTTATAGCAATAGATCGTGTGACGCGTGTAGTTAAAGGTGGACGTAGACTTAGATTTCGTGCAACAGTAGTTATAGGTGATAAAAAAGGCCGTGTTGGAATTGGAATCGGTAAATCAAATGAAGTTACCGGTGCAATTTCAAAAGCTATAACAAAGGCAAAGAAAACTTTGATTACTATCCCAATGGTTAATGGAACTATTCCACATGAAATAAAGCACAAATTTAAAGCTGCAAAAATCCTACTTATGCCAGCTGCCCCAGGTACCGGTATTATCGCTGGAGGATCTATCCGTAAAGTAATTAATTTGGCAGGTGTAACAAACATCATGGGTAAATCATTCGGGTCAAATAATAAATTAAGTACAACTCGTGCAGCATTTGAAGCGTTGAAGTTACTAAAGGAAAATCCATTCATAAAGCAAAATGCAGAAGTTACTAAGATTGTAAAAGAAGAAGTGGAAGTGGAGATGGAGGATATAAAAACTAAAGAGGTAAAAAAAGCTGCTCCAAAAAAAACTACTCATAATTTAAAATTAAATTCACAAACTGATGAAATTAAACGAAAGAAAATCAATTAA
- the rpsH gene encoding 30S ribosomal protein S8, with the protein MTVTDPIADLLTRIRNAQMANKSLTVAPYSKIKEDICKVLKSSNFIEDYSVEKNGKFSELSITFANEYPSLELKRVSRPGQRIYIKHSEIPRIKNGMGIGIMSTPKGIMSTREAKKIQLGGELLCTIS; encoded by the coding sequence ATGACAGTAACAGATCCAATAGCAGACCTACTAACGAGGATAAGAAATGCCCAAATGGCAAACAAAAGCTTGACGGTTGCTCCATATTCAAAAATCAAAGAGGATATATGTAAGGTGCTAAAAAGTAGTAACTTTATTGAAGATTACAGCGTAGAAAAAAATGGGAAATTCTCAGAACTTTCAATAACATTTGCGAATGAATATCCATCACTTGAATTAAAAAGAGTTTCTAGACCCGGGCAAAGAATATATATAAAACATAGTGAAATACCACGAATAAAAAATGGTATGGGAATCGGGATCATGTCTACTCCAAAGGGTATAATGAGTACAAGGGAAGCAAAGAAAATTCAACTCGGAGGAGAGTTACTATGTACTATAAGTTAA